Proteins encoded by one window of Pelecanus crispus isolate bPelCri1 chromosome 8, bPelCri1.pri, whole genome shotgun sequence:
- the CLTB gene encoding clathrin light chain B isoform X6, with translation MADDFGFFSSSEGAGAEEDPAAAFLAQQESEIAGIENDEGFGPTDGESAAAPAGQAAPPEPDAASKVTEQEWREKAKKDLEEWNLRQNEQMEKNRANNSDNPQRLRRASEEAFLKESKEETPGSEWEKVAQLCDFNPKSSKQSKDVSRMRSVLISLKQMPLSR, from the exons aTGGCCGACGACTTCGGCTTCTTTTCCTCGTCCGAGGGGGCCGGCGCCGAGGAGGACCCGGCCGCCGCCTTCCTGGCCCAGCAGGAGAGCGAGATCGCGGGCATCGAGAACGACGAGGGCTTCGGGCCGACCGACGGCGAATCGGCCGCCGCCCCAGCCGGGCAGGCGGCCCCGCCGGAACCGG ATGCGGCATCGAAGGTGACTGAGCAGGAATGGCGTGAGAAGGCCAAGAAGGACCTGGAGGAGTGGAACCTGCGCCAGAATGAGCAGATGGAGAAGAACCGGGCAAACAACAG TGACAACCCTCAACGTCTCCGCAGGGCCTCGGAGGAAGCATTCCTGAAGGAGTCCAAGGAGGAAACCCCGGGCTCTGAGTGGGAGAAGGTGGCCCAGCTCTGTGATTTCAATCCCAAGAGCAGCAAGCAGAGCAAGGATGTCTCGCGGATGCGCTCGGTGCTCATCTCTCTCAAACAGATGCCCCTGTCCCGCTAG
- the CLTB gene encoding clathrin light chain B isoform X2 yields MADDFGFFSSSEGAGAEEDPAAAFLAQQESEIAGIENDEGFGPTDGESAAAPAGQAAPPEPAGFQNGGATVNGDVFQESNGPTDAYAAIAKADRLTQEPESIRKWREEQKKRLEELDAASKVTEQEWREKAKKDLEEWNLRQNEQMEKNRANNRASEEAFLKESKEETPGSEWEKVAQLCDFNPKSSKQSKDVSRMRSVLISLKQMPLSR; encoded by the exons aTGGCCGACGACTTCGGCTTCTTTTCCTCGTCCGAGGGGGCCGGCGCCGAGGAGGACCCGGCCGCCGCCTTCCTGGCCCAGCAGGAGAGCGAGATCGCGGGCATCGAGAACGACGAGGGCTTCGGGCCGACCGACGGCGAATCGGCCGCCGCCCCAGCCGGGCAGGCGGCCCCGCCGGAACCGG CTGGTTTCCAGAATGGAGGAGCCACTGTCAATGGAGATGTCTTTCAG GAGTCCAACGGCCCCACGGACGCCTATGCAGCCATAGCCAAGGCTGACCGGCTGACCCAGGAACCTGAGAGCATCCGCAAGTGGAGGGAGGAGCAGAAGAAGCGCCTGGAGGAGCTGG ATGCGGCATCGAAGGTGACTGAGCAGGAATGGCGTGAGAAGGCCAAGAAGGACCTGGAGGAGTGGAACCTGCGCCAGAATGAGCAGATGGAGAAGAACCGGGCAAACAACAG GGCCTCGGAGGAAGCATTCCTGAAGGAGTCCAAGGAGGAAACCCCGGGCTCTGAGTGGGAGAAGGTGGCCCAGCTCTGTGATTTCAATCCCAAGAGCAGCAAGCAGAGCAAGGATGTCTCGCGGATGCGCTCGGTGCTCATCTCTCTCAAACAGATGCCCCTGTCCCGCTAG
- the CLTB gene encoding clathrin light chain B isoform X3, translated as MADDFGFFSSSEGAGAEEDPAAAFLAQQESEIAGIENDEGFGPTDGESAAAPAGQAAPPEPAAIVTFNGGATVNGDVFQESNGPTDAYAAIAKADRLTQEPESIRKWREEQKKRLEELDAASKVTEQEWREKAKKDLEEWNLRQNEQMEKNRANNRASEEAFLKESKEETPGSEWEKVAQLCDFNPKSSKQSKDVSRMRSVLISLKQMPLSR; from the exons aTGGCCGACGACTTCGGCTTCTTTTCCTCGTCCGAGGGGGCCGGCGCCGAGGAGGACCCGGCCGCCGCCTTCCTGGCCCAGCAGGAGAGCGAGATCGCGGGCATCGAGAACGACGAGGGCTTCGGGCCGACCGACGGCGAATCGGCCGCCGCCCCAGCCGGGCAGGCGGCCCCGCCGGAACCGG CTGCCATAGTCAcgttt AATGGAGGAGCCACTGTCAATGGAGATGTCTTTCAG GAGTCCAACGGCCCCACGGACGCCTATGCAGCCATAGCCAAGGCTGACCGGCTGACCCAGGAACCTGAGAGCATCCGCAAGTGGAGGGAGGAGCAGAAGAAGCGCCTGGAGGAGCTGG ATGCGGCATCGAAGGTGACTGAGCAGGAATGGCGTGAGAAGGCCAAGAAGGACCTGGAGGAGTGGAACCTGCGCCAGAATGAGCAGATGGAGAAGAACCGGGCAAACAACAG GGCCTCGGAGGAAGCATTCCTGAAGGAGTCCAAGGAGGAAACCCCGGGCTCTGAGTGGGAGAAGGTGGCCCAGCTCTGTGATTTCAATCCCAAGAGCAGCAAGCAGAGCAAGGATGTCTCGCGGATGCGCTCGGTGCTCATCTCTCTCAAACAGATGCCCCTGTCCCGCTAG
- the CLTB gene encoding clathrin light chain B isoform X1 — translation MADDFGFFSSSEGAGAEEDPAAAFLAQQESEIAGIENDEGFGPTDGESAAAPAGQAAPPEPAGFQNGGATVNGDVFQESNGPTDAYAAIAKADRLTQEPESIRKWREEQKKRLEELDAASKVTEQEWREKAKKDLEEWNLRQNEQMEKNRANNRIADKAFYQQPDADVIGYVASEEAFLKESKEETPGSEWEKVAQLCDFNPKSSKQSKDVSRMRSVLISLKQMPLSR, via the exons aTGGCCGACGACTTCGGCTTCTTTTCCTCGTCCGAGGGGGCCGGCGCCGAGGAGGACCCGGCCGCCGCCTTCCTGGCCCAGCAGGAGAGCGAGATCGCGGGCATCGAGAACGACGAGGGCTTCGGGCCGACCGACGGCGAATCGGCCGCCGCCCCAGCCGGGCAGGCGGCCCCGCCGGAACCGG CTGGTTTCCAGAATGGAGGAGCCACTGTCAATGGAGATGTCTTTCAG GAGTCCAACGGCCCCACGGACGCCTATGCAGCCATAGCCAAGGCTGACCGGCTGACCCAGGAACCTGAGAGCATCCGCAAGTGGAGGGAGGAGCAGAAGAAGCGCCTGGAGGAGCTGG ATGCGGCATCGAAGGTGACTGAGCAGGAATGGCGTGAGAAGGCCAAGAAGGACCTGGAGGAGTGGAACCTGCGCCAGAATGAGCAGATGGAGAAGAACCGGGCAAACAACAG GATCGCTGACAAAGCCTTTTACCAGCAGCCGGACGCCGATGTGATTGGCTATGT GGCCTCGGAGGAAGCATTCCTGAAGGAGTCCAAGGAGGAAACCCCGGGCTCTGAGTGGGAGAAGGTGGCCCAGCTCTGTGATTTCAATCCCAAGAGCAGCAAGCAGAGCAAGGATGTCTCGCGGATGCGCTCGGTGCTCATCTCTCTCAAACAGATGCCCCTGTCCCGCTAG
- the CLTB gene encoding clathrin light chain B isoform X4, translated as MADDFGFFSSSEGAGAEEDPAAAFLAQQESEIAGIENDEGFGPTDGESAAAPAGQAAPPEPGEPTVNGDVFQESNGPTDAYAAIAKADRLTQEPESIRKWREEQKKRLEELDAASKVTEQEWREKAKKDLEEWNLRQNEQMEKNRANNRASEEAFLKESKEETPGSEWEKVAQLCDFNPKSSKQSKDVSRMRSVLISLKQMPLSR; from the exons aTGGCCGACGACTTCGGCTTCTTTTCCTCGTCCGAGGGGGCCGGCGCCGAGGAGGACCCGGCCGCCGCCTTCCTGGCCCAGCAGGAGAGCGAGATCGCGGGCATCGAGAACGACGAGGGCTTCGGGCCGACCGACGGCGAATCGGCCGCCGCCCCAGCCGGGCAGGCGGCCCCGCCGGAACCGGGTGAGC CCACTGTCAATGGAGATGTCTTTCAG GAGTCCAACGGCCCCACGGACGCCTATGCAGCCATAGCCAAGGCTGACCGGCTGACCCAGGAACCTGAGAGCATCCGCAAGTGGAGGGAGGAGCAGAAGAAGCGCCTGGAGGAGCTGG ATGCGGCATCGAAGGTGACTGAGCAGGAATGGCGTGAGAAGGCCAAGAAGGACCTGGAGGAGTGGAACCTGCGCCAGAATGAGCAGATGGAGAAGAACCGGGCAAACAACAG GGCCTCGGAGGAAGCATTCCTGAAGGAGTCCAAGGAGGAAACCCCGGGCTCTGAGTGGGAGAAGGTGGCCCAGCTCTGTGATTTCAATCCCAAGAGCAGCAAGCAGAGCAAGGATGTCTCGCGGATGCGCTCGGTGCTCATCTCTCTCAAACAGATGCCCCTGTCCCGCTAG
- the CLTB gene encoding clathrin light chain B isoform X5, with protein sequence MADDFGFFSSSEGAGAEEDPAAAFLAQQESEIAGIENDEGFGPTDGESAAAPAGQAAPPEPDAASKVTEQEWREKAKKDLEEWNLRQNEQMEKNRANNRIADKAFYQQPDADVIGYVDNPQRLRRASEEAFLKESKEETPGSEWEKVAQLCDFNPKSSKQSKDVSRMRSVLISLKQMPLSR encoded by the exons aTGGCCGACGACTTCGGCTTCTTTTCCTCGTCCGAGGGGGCCGGCGCCGAGGAGGACCCGGCCGCCGCCTTCCTGGCCCAGCAGGAGAGCGAGATCGCGGGCATCGAGAACGACGAGGGCTTCGGGCCGACCGACGGCGAATCGGCCGCCGCCCCAGCCGGGCAGGCGGCCCCGCCGGAACCGG ATGCGGCATCGAAGGTGACTGAGCAGGAATGGCGTGAGAAGGCCAAGAAGGACCTGGAGGAGTGGAACCTGCGCCAGAATGAGCAGATGGAGAAGAACCGGGCAAACAACAG GATCGCTGACAAAGCCTTTTACCAGCAGCCGGACGCCGATGTGATTGGCTATGT TGACAACCCTCAACGTCTCCGCAGGGCCTCGGAGGAAGCATTCCTGAAGGAGTCCAAGGAGGAAACCCCGGGCTCTGAGTGGGAGAAGGTGGCCCAGCTCTGTGATTTCAATCCCAAGAGCAGCAAGCAGAGCAAGGATGTCTCGCGGATGCGCTCGGTGCTCATCTCTCTCAAACAGATGCCCCTGTCCCGCTAG
- the CLTB gene encoding clathrin light chain B isoform X7 yields MADDFGFFSSSEGAGAEEDPAAAFLAQQESEIAGIENDEGFGPTDGESAAAPAGQAAPPEPDAASKVTEQEWREKAKKDLEEWNLRQNEQMEKNRANNRASEEAFLKESKEETPGSEWEKVAQLCDFNPKSSKQSKDVSRMRSVLISLKQMPLSR; encoded by the exons aTGGCCGACGACTTCGGCTTCTTTTCCTCGTCCGAGGGGGCCGGCGCCGAGGAGGACCCGGCCGCCGCCTTCCTGGCCCAGCAGGAGAGCGAGATCGCGGGCATCGAGAACGACGAGGGCTTCGGGCCGACCGACGGCGAATCGGCCGCCGCCCCAGCCGGGCAGGCGGCCCCGCCGGAACCGG ATGCGGCATCGAAGGTGACTGAGCAGGAATGGCGTGAGAAGGCCAAGAAGGACCTGGAGGAGTGGAACCTGCGCCAGAATGAGCAGATGGAGAAGAACCGGGCAAACAACAG GGCCTCGGAGGAAGCATTCCTGAAGGAGTCCAAGGAGGAAACCCCGGGCTCTGAGTGGGAGAAGGTGGCCCAGCTCTGTGATTTCAATCCCAAGAGCAGCAAGCAGAGCAAGGATGTCTCGCGGATGCGCTCGGTGCTCATCTCTCTCAAACAGATGCCCCTGTCCCGCTAG